A window of Psychroflexus sp. ALD_RP9 contains these coding sequences:
- a CDS encoding ABC transporter ATP-binding protein — translation MNKTILTARNISKQYRLGLVGTGTLGHDLNRWWHCVRGKDDPYLKIGAENDRSKKAESDYVWALRDINFDVKEGEVLGIIGKNGAGKSTLLKILSRVTMPTTGSIKTKGRIASLLEVGTGFHPELTGRENIYLNGAILGMTKSEIKAKEEEIIDFSGCAMYVDTPVKRYSSGMRVRLAFAVAAHLEPDILVVDEVLAVGDAEFQKKAIGKMKDISGTGGRTVLFVSHNMAAVKSLCTRGVVLEHGTSVFEGTADECVDYYLKSGEELTNFKNLDLQENDFRIESVGIKNQNSSFDDPILEDQPILFELKYSNKSDVDYRVTLKFKDSSGNDFMTVSNLNKDNLGLIEGNKLVLEIPNGFFNAKAFYVDMLVFNFKGGLRSRSFTLNDILSFNIVYGKREEGAWLGESKALIKPNFNWKKL, via the coding sequence GAAAGATGACCCATATTTGAAAATTGGAGCCGAAAACGACCGCTCTAAAAAAGCTGAAAGCGACTACGTTTGGGCCTTACGTGATATTAATTTTGATGTGAAAGAAGGCGAAGTTTTGGGGATTATTGGTAAAAATGGCGCCGGTAAATCAACATTATTAAAAATTTTATCGCGGGTTACCATGCCCACCACCGGCAGTATTAAAACCAAAGGCCGCATAGCTTCACTTTTAGAAGTAGGTACAGGTTTTCATCCAGAGTTGACAGGTCGAGAAAATATTTACCTCAATGGTGCTATTTTAGGGATGACCAAAAGTGAAATTAAAGCCAAAGAAGAAGAGATTATTGACTTTTCCGGCTGCGCCATGTATGTAGATACTCCTGTGAAGCGTTACTCATCAGGTATGCGAGTACGTTTAGCCTTTGCGGTGGCAGCACACTTAGAGCCCGATATTTTAGTGGTAGACGAAGTTTTAGCGGTAGGTGATGCTGAATTTCAAAAGAAAGCCATTGGTAAAATGAAAGACATCTCTGGCACAGGTGGTCGAACGGTTTTGTTTGTGAGCCATAATATGGCGGCAGTGAAAAGTTTGTGTACACGCGGTGTCGTTTTAGAACATGGCACTTCTGTGTTTGAAGGTACAGCAGATGAGTGTGTAGACTACTATTTGAAATCTGGTGAAGAACTTACTAATTTTAAAAATTTAGATTTACAAGAAAATGATTTCAGGATTGAAAGCGTTGGTATTAAAAATCAAAATTCATCTTTTGATGACCCAATACTTGAAGATCAGCCAATCTTGTTTGAGCTAAAATACTCGAATAAATCAGATGTAGATTACAGAGTGACTTTAAAATTTAAAGACTCTTCAGGTAATGATTTTATGACAGTTTCTAATTTAAATAAAGACAACCTAGGGCTTATTGAAGGAAATAAACTTGTACTTGAGATACCAAACGGATTTTTCAATGCAAAAGCTTTTTATGTGGATATGTTGGTTTTTAATTTTAAAGGAGGTTTAAGGAGTAGGTCGTTTACATTAAATGATATCCTTAGTTTTAACATCGTCTACGGCAAAAGAGAAGAAGGCGCTTGGTTAGGAGAATCTAAGGCCTTAATTAAACCAAATTTTAACTGGAAAAAACTATGA